ATTCTATTAATATTGTAGAACAAAACGGTGAAAAGAAAGGTATTCTATTTTGTGACCTAAACCACTCTTCCGTTCCGGACAGCAATGCTTCAGAAGAATTTAAAAGAAGATATGAACTCTCTGAAATCTGGTTTGTTTTTGTAGAAGAAACGTCTGCTTCCAATATAGCCAACTATACTGATGCAATTATTGAAAACAGTCTGGATATTTTTTATGATAGAATTTTTTCATTCAATTTTTTCCAATCTATTATAAAGAGGTTGAAATAAATGACAGGCAGCTAACGAGTCCTGTTTGATAATTTTAATAGACGATCAGTTTAATCAATTAATGCGTTCCCATTTTTGAAAATACATTAATAACAACTACCCCAATAACGATAAGAGCAATCCCTATAATAGCCGGTAAATCCGGAACCTGCTTGAAAGCTATAATCCCGATCATTGTTATAAAGACAATCCCGACTCCTGACCAAATAGCGTAAGTAATTCCTACCGGAATCTGACGAAGCGTTAAGCTCAAACAGTAAAAAGCACAGGCATATCCTATTACGGTAACAACAGATGGCCACAGTTTAGAAAATTCTTCCGATTTTTTCAGAAAAGTGGTGGCAATAATTTCAAATATAATAGCCAAGGCAAGAAAAATATAACTGCGTCCCATACGTGTATTCTTTTATGCAAAAGTAATAAAACCTATTTCGTTTTTCTCCTTTCCATTAATAAAGAATCCGTGAAAAACTAAATAACGCATGTGCATTTCCCAGTGGCTTAAGGTTTCATTTATGACCCTACACTCCTTTCAAAAACTTCATAACAATCTATTGATGAACACCTTAAGCCACAGAAAGATTAGTGCTTATATTTTATAAATTATAAAATACTTCCAGATTAAAGCTGGTGAGAAAGTATCTTTCTTTCCGATTTTGTCACAAATACACATGTCACTGACTGTCACGGAATCTGACAACTGCCAAAAGTTTCAGTACAAAAAAACACTGAAAAAATAAATTTTGTTAACACAGAAATCTATTTCTCGCTAAAATTTTACAACCCATTAAAACATTTTACAAGGATATTATGCGCCGCATTATTTATTATTTGTTTTATCAAGTCTAATATAGAAGTCCGCAAACCGTTAACATTTTAATATTTTTTTCAAGCCATAATAATAAATATATTAATAAATTCACAATAATACATTAACACATTGTAAACAAAAAACCAACATAAAATTAATTAAAACACCCCTAACACACTGACATACATCATAGTATTTTACTTTGGCACGTGATTTGAAAGCTGTAATATTGCAATTGAAAGATTGATAAAATAAAGTCAAATAATTAAAAATAATACAAAATGGTAACTTATATCGGTATCGCAACATGTTTAGTAGTATTCTCATCATATTTCATGACAGTAAGAAGAGAAAGAAACTAATTATTAAAACAAAAAGCCTATAGCAAAACTATACTAATTATATTGTTTTATGTTTTTACTCTGAGAAATCAGATTGCTCTTTTACCATTAGGGTAAAAGGGCCCAAAAACATAGCAAAAAGATCTTAGTTTCATAACAAATTTTAATATCCAAATGAGAAAAGCCAGACATCTGTTTGGCTTTTCTTTTTGTTTACAGATATCCCGCTTCCTCCATCGCTTTCCCGCTGGCCTAGGTATTTATTATCAATCAGGATTTTAGATCGCATTCAATAAAGCTTTATCTTTGTTAATCCAAGAATTTTTTAATCGTCATCATGAATCTTTACAACCTCATTATTCAAGACAAGGAACAGATAACCCTTAATGAAGTATTTCTCGATAAACACAACAGGGATCATCTTGTACAGCTTATTAAGGAAAATACTTACAGCAAGGAATTGCAGGAATATGGACTTCCTGTAAATAACAAGATTCTGCTTCAGGGAAGTTCGGGGTGCGGAAAAACAATGACCGCAAAGGCTATTGCCAATGCTCTAGGGAAAAATATTATCATTTTAAATTTAAGCAATATTGTTTCATCCCGTATTGGCGAAACTTCCCAGAATATTAAAATGATATTTGATAAGGCTGCAAGGGAAAGATCTGTTCTTTTTCTGGATGAACTGGACCAGATTGGAAAAGCCAGAGGCAGTGACGACAAGGATGTAGGAGAAATGAGAAGACTGGTGAACACTTTAATCCAACTCATCGATTATTACCCTGAGGACGCTCTTCTTCTCTGCGCGACTAACCATCCTGAGATCATTGACACCGCTTTATTGAGACGTTTTCAACTAAAGATCAATTATGAAATGCCGTCCAATGATTTTCTGGATACATTCTATGATAAACTGCTTGCTCAGTTTCCTGAAGACATGAGGACTATTGAAAGGAAATATTCAATTTCTTTTGCAGAGGCTAAGGACCATGCATTAACATCGGTAAAAGCAGCATTAATAACAAAACTGGAGGCCAAAGAAACCATCAAGTCATGAAAGAAGATATTCTCCATAACCTCGAAATTATCAATAACCGGATAAAAAAGGCGTGTGAAAAAGCAGGTAGAAATTATCATGAGGTTAAATTATTACTAGCCACCAAAACCGTTTCGGCAGAGCGCATCAAAATTGCCCTAGAAAGCGGACAAATCCTAATTGCTGAAAATAAAGTACAGGAGCTGAAAGAGAAGTATGAAGATTTAAAGGATATTCCTCACGAGAACCATTTTATTGGCCATCTTCAGACCAATAAAATAAAGGATATTTTAAAGTATGATGTATCTTGTATTCAGTCTCTTGATCGTCTGGAATTGGCCGAAAAACTTCATCAAAAGCTTCTGGCAGAAAATAGGACAATAGAAGTTCTTATTCAGGTGAATACATCCAATGAGGAAAGCAAGTTTGGGGTAGATCCTGATAAAGCTATTGAATTGATTAAAAAGGTCTCAGAATTTTCTACATTGAAAATAAAAGGATTAATGACCATCGGACTCTTCAGTGCAGAAACAGAACAGGTAAGATCGTTTTTTAAAATCCTGAAAAACCTACAGCAGAAGATCATCCAAGAAAATATTCCTAATGTAGAAATGAACGAGCTTTCTATGGGAATGAGCGGAGATCTGGAAACTGCCATTGAAGAAGGATCAACAATTGTACGGGTTGGAACGGCAATTTTTGGAGAGAGAATCTATCCTGATAATTATTACTGGGACGAGGGAAAAATTGAAAATAAAGGAATTTAATAGTAAAAAATCATGACATCACTTCACTATACATTTGAAAGAAAAATAAAAGGCAGAAAAACATTAAAAAATGTGACTGATGCTGTACAGAATTCTTTTATGGAAAGACAAGTAGATCATATAAATATTGACGGCAACATCATAACCGGAAAAGACAGTCTCGTGAAACTGGATTTTTCAAATAGATCTCCACTTGTGATATCTCCGGGCAAAGAATACTTTATCTATGATGAATCCACGAGAATTTTAACCTACAAGATAGAGTCTTTTTATCCTATCCTGTTTAATTTGATATACGCTGTTATTCTTTTCTTAATTTTACATTTCCTTGCTGGTCATTTGATCATAGAGACTGTAATCCCTACCCTATTTTTTATTCTTATCACATTTGTCAGCTACTTTCAATACCAATCAGTCATTGACAAGGTTTCCAGAAATCTAAATGAAAGGCCATAAAGCAGCCTCAAACTAGTCTACAAATTCGGTATACTTTTTGATCATAAAACTTTAGCAACCAAACAAATGCATTTATGATTAAAAAATTACTCTCGGGCTGTCTATTGATGACAGTATTATTCTTTTTTTCATGTGAAAAAGAAAACACACAGATGAAAAGTGGAATTTCAATTGAAACCATTTCAATGATTACAGTACTCATTATGGGTGTAGCAATTCTGGTTGCCTACAGCTATAAGAGAAGATAGCAAAATAAAATATAACAAAAAGTCACCTTTCAGTTTTTGGGAGGTGATTTTCTATTTATTTGAAAATCCTAATGAGACACACCTATCCATTTTCCATATATTTCCCTAGAACTCAAACTGCTTTTCTCTGAATATTTACTTATTTTTGACAATGTTTTTGTATAGATTTTAAACAATAAAAAACGTGAAAACTAATCATCAAAATTACCTCTTAGTATTCCTTTTATTTATTCCAAATTTCCTTTTAGCTAATGCAGGTTCTCCTATGATTTGGTTTAGTTTTTTGCATTTGATCTGGATCAATTTTATAATAGGAACATTTGAAAGCAAGCTTCTTGTAGAAAAATTTAATCTTCAAAACAGAAAATGGTTGATCATTGCAGCCAACTACATTTCTATGTTTGCAGGATATTACTTCATTGCACCTTATTTTTCTTTACTCAATGGTTATCAGGATTTTTGGGGCATGAAATCAAGAGTAGGAGAATATGAACTCGGTGGTTTCTTTACCGGCTTTCTATGTAGCTTTGGGGCAACCTTAATCATTGAGTTTACTTTTTATTGGCTTTCATTGAGAATAAAACAGAATGGATGGAAACTATTAAAACCATTCTTTGTAGTCAATCTTTTCACAAATATTATAATGCTCGCTATTTATTTTGTGATTGTTGCTTTTGGTGCAAAATGGAACTAGCTTCCGGTATCATCTTTTAAAATACAAAAATCCCTCTCATTACTGAAAGGGATTTATTATATCTAAAAAACTCAGATTACATATAAGCTTCAATAGGCTCACAAGTACATACTAAGTTTCTGTCTCCGTATGCTTCATCTACTCTTGATACAGAAGCGAAGAATTTGTGGTCTCTTACCCATTGTAGCGGATAAGCTGCCTTTTCTCTGCTGTATGGCTTATCCCAAGAATCAGAGATCACCAATTGCTCTGTGTGAGGAGCGTTTTTCAATACGTTATTTGCCGGATCAGCCTGTCCGTTTGCAATCTCGTCAATCTCATGCTTAATCGAAATTAAAGCTTCAGCAAAACGATCAATCTCAGCCTTGCTTTCAGATTCTGTAGGCTCAATCATCAAAGTTCCTGCAACCGGGAAAGAAACGGTAGGAGCATGGAAACCATAATCCATCAATCTCTTCGCTACATCAGCCACTTCAATTCCTAAAGACTTGAACTGACGGAAATCTACGATACATTCGTGAGCTACTCTTCCGTTCTCGTTTGAATATAAAATTGGGAAATGCTCAGCTAAAATTTCTTTTAGGTAGTTCGCATTCATAATAGCATGTCCTGTAGCTTTCTTCAGACCGTCAGTACCTAACATTTTAATGTAAGCATAAGAAATGTTAAGGATTAGACCTGAACCATAAGGTGCTGCAGAAATACCTTCAATTGCGTCTTTAGTTCCGATTCTGATATTTGCATTAGATGGTAAGAATGGTACCAAGTGCTT
This genomic interval from Chryseobacterium joostei contains the following:
- a CDS encoding DMT family transporter yields the protein MGRSYIFLALAIIFEIIATTFLKKSEEFSKLWPSVVTVIGYACAFYCLSLTLRQIPVGITYAIWSGVGIVFITMIGIIAFKQVPDLPAIIGIALIVIGVVVINVFSKMGTH
- a CDS encoding AAA family ATPase, which produces MNLYNLIIQDKEQITLNEVFLDKHNRDHLVQLIKENTYSKELQEYGLPVNNKILLQGSSGCGKTMTAKAIANALGKNIIILNLSNIVSSRIGETSQNIKMIFDKAARERSVLFLDELDQIGKARGSDDKDVGEMRRLVNTLIQLIDYYPEDALLLCATNHPEIIDTALLRRFQLKINYEMPSNDFLDTFYDKLLAQFPEDMRTIERKYSISFAEAKDHALTSVKAALITKLEAKETIKS
- a CDS encoding YggS family pyridoxal phosphate-dependent enzyme, whose protein sequence is MKEDILHNLEIINNRIKKACEKAGRNYHEVKLLLATKTVSAERIKIALESGQILIAENKVQELKEKYEDLKDIPHENHFIGHLQTNKIKDILKYDVSCIQSLDRLELAEKLHQKLLAENRTIEVLIQVNTSNEESKFGVDPDKAIELIKKVSEFSTLKIKGLMTIGLFSAETEQVRSFFKILKNLQQKIIQENIPNVEMNELSMGMSGDLETAIEEGSTIVRVGTAIFGERIYPDNYYWDEGKIENKGI